In the Verrucomicrobiia bacterium genome, one interval contains:
- a CDS encoding SprT family zinc-dependent metalloprotease yields the protein MAVKVVTIPDLGTVHLYKRRGVRSLRLTIAHDGAIKVSMPYWLPYAAGAEFARSKRAWIQTKQVVTQPLVHGTRIGKSHHLSFIAERGRTTMATRITTTGEIRIYHPHTVQSSHQSVQDAAVKASVRALKKQAQRLLPGRLRFLAGQHGFQYGTVKIKRMTSRWGSCTDQKDIVLNCYLMQLPWHLIDYVLLHELLHTRIMAHGQPFWSEMEAFVPNIQAVRKEIKAYRPILQTS from the coding sequence CGTGGCGTCCGCAGCTTGCGGCTGACCATTGCTCATGATGGAGCCATAAAAGTCAGCATGCCATATTGGCTGCCCTACGCCGCAGGGGCAGAGTTTGCTCGCAGCAAACGAGCCTGGATACAGACCAAGCAGGTTGTCACCCAACCCCTGGTCCATGGTACCCGTATTGGCAAATCTCATCACCTGAGCTTTATTGCCGAAAGGGGCCGTACTACCATGGCCACTCGCATAACCACCACGGGCGAAATTCGGATCTATCACCCGCATACCGTGCAGTCCTCGCACCAGAGCGTCCAGGATGCCGCTGTCAAAGCCAGCGTCAGGGCCCTGAAGAAACAAGCCCAACGGCTGCTGCCAGGACGCCTGAGGTTTCTGGCCGGGCAACACGGCTTTCAGTACGGCACGGTCAAGATAAAGCGAATGACCAGCCGTTGGGGCAGCTGCACCGACCAGAAAGACATAGTGCTCAATTGCTACCTCATGCAACTCCCATGGCACCTCATAGACTACGTGCTACTGCACGAACTGTTGCACACCCGCATTATGGCCCACGGCCAACCATTTTGGTCCGAGATGGAAGCATTTGTGCCTAACATACAGGCAGTTCGCAAAGAGATAAAGGCCTACCGCCCAATTTTGCAGACTAGCTAA
- a CDS encoding ATP-binding protein, which translates to MASTKHPPVVTPKIAELERERLISLINSMGDGVVAIDENFKIVVTNGAALNILDINTSLANRKVTDILHLIDKNNKPIKLEKLIADTKTSLASRDWKLKYADNNVINLYTSIAPVRLGYGQKGMKGYVILLRDITREKSLEEERDEFISVASHELRTPLAIAEGNISNAEFIFHKSGSEDKAVSDALAQAHTQITFLAGLVNDLATLSRAERGNLTLDIESINAHEVVNEVAKAYQPEAAAKQLGIKTELDPSLELIKSGKLYVREILQNFVTNAIKYTEKGHVTIGARKAAGGVKFYVADTGIGISKTDQQKVFEKFFRSEDYRTRVNNGTGLGLYVTQKLASLLKAKIEVESELDKGSTFTIFIPNLR; encoded by the coding sequence ATGGCCAGCACCAAACATCCGCCAGTTGTCACTCCAAAAATTGCCGAGCTGGAGCGCGAGCGGCTTATAAGTCTCATCAACAGCATGGGCGACGGTGTTGTAGCCATAGACGAAAACTTCAAGATCGTGGTTACCAACGGTGCGGCGCTAAACATACTGGACATCAACACCTCTCTGGCAAACCGCAAAGTCACAGACATCCTGCACCTGATAGACAAGAACAACAAACCCATCAAGCTAGAAAAGCTCATAGCCGACACCAAGACGTCGCTGGCCTCACGCGACTGGAAACTAAAGTACGCCGACAACAACGTCATCAATCTGTACACCAGCATAGCCCCGGTACGCCTGGGCTATGGCCAGAAGGGCATGAAGGGCTATGTCATACTGCTGCGTGATATCACGCGCGAAAAGTCGCTCGAAGAAGAGCGGGACGAGTTCATTAGCGTAGCCAGCCACGAGTTGCGCACACCGTTGGCTATTGCCGAAGGCAACATCAGCAATGCCGAATTTATTTTTCACAAATCTGGCAGCGAAGACAAGGCTGTGTCTGACGCCCTGGCCCAAGCCCATACCCAGATAACTTTTCTGGCTGGTCTAGTAAACGACCTAGCCACCTTGTCCCGGGCCGAACGCGGCAACCTGACCCTGGATATCGAATCCATAAACGCCCACGAGGTGGTCAACGAAGTAGCCAAAGCCTATCAGCCAGAGGCCGCCGCTAAACAACTAGGGATAAAGACAGAGCTAGATCCATCGCTAGAACTCATCAAATCCGGCAAACTGTACGTGCGTGAAATTTTGCAAAACTTTGTCACCAACGCCATCAAATACACAGAGAAGGGGCATGTCACCATTGGCGCCCGAAAAGCTGCGGGCGGGGTAAAATTTTATGTAGCAGACACCGGCATTGGCATCAGCAAGACCGACCAACAGAAAGTCTTCGAAAAATTCTTTCGTTCAGAAGATTACCGCACCCGCGTCAACAACGGCACCGGCCTAGGCCTGTATGTCACCCAAAAACTGGCTAGCCTCCTCAAGGCAAAAATAGAGGTAGAGAGCGAACTAGACAAAGGCTCCACCTTCACTATTTTTATCCCCAATCTTCGATGA
- a CDS encoding NUDIX domain-containing protein encodes MQIDPRLNDIDDCLYRVAIRVLIVQNDRVLLVKEAQDMWWALPGGGVDHGEAVEISLMREVEEELGVSAKEVSSDFQIVHYNIGNVVNAVPRMNLFFRASVPEELLKKTDHVAKWGWFTKNEFLKLNMNASYDKARLVDVIFGDAG; translated from the coding sequence ATGCAAATAGATCCACGATTAAACGATATCGATGATTGCTTGTACCGCGTCGCGATAAGGGTGTTAATAGTTCAAAACGACAGAGTACTTTTGGTTAAAGAGGCCCAGGATATGTGGTGGGCACTGCCTGGCGGTGGGGTAGACCACGGCGAAGCGGTTGAAATATCTCTGATGCGTGAAGTAGAGGAAGAACTTGGTGTCTCAGCTAAAGAGGTTTCGTCTGATTTTCAGATTGTGCATTACAACATTGGAAACGTTGTGAATGCTGTCCCGCGGATGAACTTATTCTTCAGGGCATCAGTGCCAGAGGAGTTGCTTAAGAAAACCGACCATGTTGCAAAATGGGGATGGTTTACTAAAAATGAGTTCTTGAAGCTAAACATGAACGCTTCTTATGACAAGGCAAGGCTGGTCGATGTAATTTTTGGCGATGCTGGCTGA
- a CDS encoding glycosyltransferase family 2 protein, with translation MIALLLLLSVALEWVLYTGRFMWRGRRIWVALPIMLTAFGAAGILYEYGTVLAFVVVLIASFRLFNQLRIAQGRMHQSYLLHSTRRTGLVLGFLQVATVLLLSTVPATFRDVLGPLAAVQLVGAAGVLLLTIRNLIKSRHVPRSSHTADRDMPTVTVAIPARNETADLEACLKSVVASDYPKLEILVLDDCSQDKTADVIKSFAQDGVRFIKGSPPEDRWLAKNQAYDRLASEANGEFILFCGVDVRLGPHTIKALVATAQERKKDMVSVLPRRMDSNPLVAFVQPMRYWWELALPRRYVNRPPVLSTCWVIRRKALQKLGGFGAVSHAIIPEGYFARALLKTDGYSFVRADDELDVQTRKSPNDQQDTAIRMHYPQIRRRPEVAFALTCIQIFLVHGPFVVVLSGIAWGFGATQALAAAACVLLVATHVLIVYVSNPGNVPIALVNFPVAAAMELAYGLISMYRYEFSVIDWKGRNICIPVMHVYPKLPPLDQK, from the coding sequence ATGATCGCGCTTTTGCTTCTCCTAAGTGTTGCCCTGGAATGGGTATTATACACGGGACGTTTTATGTGGCGCGGCCGCCGCATTTGGGTGGCGTTGCCTATTATGCTCACAGCTTTCGGAGCGGCGGGTATTCTCTATGAGTATGGAACCGTTCTGGCATTTGTGGTGGTTCTGATTGCAAGCTTCCGTTTGTTTAACCAACTGCGAATCGCGCAAGGTCGGATGCACCAAAGCTATCTGCTGCATAGTACTCGACGGACAGGCTTGGTGCTGGGATTTTTGCAGGTAGCGACGGTCCTCTTGCTAAGCACCGTGCCGGCTACGTTTAGGGACGTCTTGGGACCCTTGGCTGCGGTGCAGTTGGTGGGGGCTGCGGGCGTTCTGTTGCTGACTATACGCAACCTCATAAAATCACGTCACGTACCTCGTTCTTCGCATACGGCTGATCGCGACATGCCAACCGTTACGGTGGCCATTCCGGCTCGCAACGAAACTGCTGACCTAGAGGCTTGTCTGAAATCTGTAGTGGCCAGCGACTATCCAAAGCTGGAGATACTCGTGCTGGACGATTGTTCTCAGGACAAGACAGCTGATGTTATCAAATCCTTTGCCCAGGACGGCGTGCGGTTTATCAAAGGAAGTCCCCCGGAAGACCGTTGGCTGGCCAAGAATCAGGCGTATGATCGGCTGGCTAGCGAGGCCAATGGCGAGTTCATTTTATTCTGTGGGGTCGACGTACGTCTGGGCCCGCACACCATAAAAGCGTTGGTAGCAACTGCCCAAGAACGTAAAAAAGATATGGTTAGCGTGTTGCCACGTCGTATGGATAGCAACCCGCTGGTGGCATTTGTACAGCCCATGCGCTACTGGTGGGAATTGGCGCTGCCACGCCGCTACGTGAATCGTCCGCCGGTTTTGAGCACGTGCTGGGTTATCCGGCGCAAGGCCCTCCAGAAGCTTGGTGGATTTGGGGCAGTAAGCCACGCCATTATTCCCGAGGGATACTTTGCCCGTGCTCTGCTGAAGACTGATGGCTATAGCTTTGTGCGGGCCGACGACGAACTAGACGTGCAGACCAGAAAGAGCCCAAACGACCAGCAAGACACGGCTATTCGCATGCACTACCCGCAGATTCGGCGCCGTCCAGAGGTTGCCTTTGCCCTGACCTGCATACAGATCTTTTTGGTGCATGGGCCTTTTGTGGTTGTGCTGTCGGGTATCGCCTGGGGATTTGGGGCGACGCAGGCGCTGGCCGCTGCGGCCTGTGTGCTGCTAGTAGCAACCCACGTACTGATTGTCTATGTGAGCAACCCCGGGAATGTACCGATAGCGCTCGTGAACTTTCCGGTTGCTGCGGCCATGGAGCTGGCTTATGGCCTGATATCGATGTATCGCTACGAATTCTCGGTTATAGATTGGAAAGGTCGTAACATCTGCATCCCGGTCATGCACGTCTACCCAAAGCTGCCGCCTCTTGATCAAAAATAA
- the secE gene encoding preprotein translocase subunit SecE — MAEAKKKRRVVKQVETVREQANKAQAAPAKERRARRTASIAAKPIRATGRVVAKGARPFSFLLKPFKTRPLRFVGRLLYKILFIGYFRSSWQEVRKVEWPGSRETVKLTFAVFVFAITFGLVVALVDFGLDKVFKQLLLS, encoded by the coding sequence GTGGCAGAAGCAAAGAAGAAGCGTCGCGTAGTCAAGCAAGTCGAGACCGTTCGCGAACAAGCAAATAAGGCTCAAGCAGCCCCAGCCAAAGAGCGACGTGCTCGCCGCACGGCATCAATCGCCGCCAAGCCCATTCGGGCAACTGGTCGAGTGGTCGCCAAAGGCGCCCGACCATTTAGTTTCCTACTAAAGCCCTTCAAGACCCGGCCCTTACGTTTTGTGGGACGTCTTTTGTATAAAATCCTCTTTATTGGATACTTCCGCAGCAGCTGGCAAGAAGTCCGCAAGGTAGAATGGCCCGGCAGTCGCGAAACCGTCAAACTGACCTTTGCGGTGTTTGTGTTTGCCATTACCTTTGGCCTGGTGGTAGCCCTGGTAGATTTTGGCCTGGATAAAGTCTTTAAACAATTACTATTGAGCTAG
- the nusG gene encoding transcription termination/antitermination protein NusG, with the protein MTKRYDASKQWYAIHTYSGYEEKVAESIRQRADSLDMKDKIFQVLVPKEKMIEVKNGKRKVVEKRIFQGYVLVQMKMSEDAWYIVRNTPSVTGFVGSGSEPTPVGNDEMEKIMKRMGREEPKHKIDYRIGEVVSITDGPFKSFDGTINEIDPAKGKLKVLVNMFGRETPVELDSLQVKRV; encoded by the coding sequence ATGACGAAACGCTATGACGCCAGCAAACAATGGTACGCCATCCATACCTACAGCGGCTACGAAGAAAAGGTGGCTGAAAGTATCCGCCAACGCGCCGATTCTTTAGACATGAAAGACAAGATCTTTCAGGTATTAGTCCCCAAAGAAAAAATGATCGAAGTTAAAAACGGCAAACGCAAGGTTGTAGAAAAGCGTATTTTCCAGGGCTATGTTTTGGTTCAGATGAAGATGAGTGAAGACGCCTGGTATATTGTACGCAACACCCCTAGTGTTACTGGGTTTGTAGGCAGCGGCTCAGAACCAACACCCGTTGGTAACGACGAGATGGAAAAGATCATGAAGCGCATGGGCCGCGAAGAGCCCAAGCACAAGATCGACTACCGCATTGGCGAAGTTGTGAGTATTACCGACGGACCATTCAAGAGCTTTGATGGAACCATCAACGAGATTGACCCTGCCAAGGGCAAGCTAAAAGTCTTAGTTAACATGTTCGGCCGCGAAACACCGGTAGAGCTAGACAGTCTCCAGGTCAAACGCGTCTAA